Proteins found in one Pectobacterium atrosepticum genomic segment:
- a CDS encoding PTS glucose transporter subunit IIBC, which produces MGKIHNFRKLFASMLGKQITEIEIASPLDKENLQQLVNAFGGKENIVSLDACITRLRVEVHSLRLVNSDSLQKLGAIGVIIVGHQVQAIFGTQSDNLRRELAAWFEDDGAEAH; this is translated from the coding sequence ATGGGCAAGATTCACAATTTTCGGAAATTGTTCGCATCAATGTTGGGTAAGCAAATTACCGAGATTGAAATCGCTTCACCGCTAGACAAAGAGAATTTGCAGCAGTTGGTGAACGCCTTTGGCGGCAAAGAAAATATCGTCAGTCTGGATGCCTGCATTACCCGACTGCGGGTCGAGGTTCACAGCCTGCGTCTAGTCAACAGCGACAGTCTGCAAAAGCTCGGTGCTATCGGCGTGATTATTGTCGGTCATCAGGTGCAGGCTATTTTCGGCACCCAGTCAGATAACCTGCGGCGCGAACTGGCTGCCTGGTTTGAAGACGACGGCGCAGAGGCACACTAA
- a CDS encoding D-lactate dehydrogenase yields the protein MKDDVTSESRISIDSHDLIRTLTRIVGKPHILTDKNKTERYRKGFRSGSGEALAVVFPASLLEQWRVFKASIEAGCIVLMQAANTGLTEGSTPSGNDYDREIVIINTLRLDSVQLLDEGRQVVALPGSTLWHLERVLKPLGREPHSVIGSSCIGASVIGGICNNSGGSLVHRGPAYTEMALYGRVNEQGQVELINHLGINLGDTPEAILTRLESQQYDVKDVIYDERQASDHDYIERVRDVDADTPSRFNADERRLFEAAGCAGKLSIFAVRLDTFPAEKSQQVFYIGTNQPQVLTELRRHMLADFKNLPVAGEYMHRDIFDIAETYGKDTFMMIDKLGTDKLPLFFNLKGQVDTIFSKVPFLPSHLVDRTMQFLGRLLPSHLPARMKTYRDRFEHHLMVKMAGDGIDEAHRWLEEYFHDADGEFFVCTPEEGAKAFLHRFAAAGAAIRYHAVHSNDVENILALDIALRRNDREWFEHLPADISDMLVHRLYYGHFMCHVFHQDYIVKKGVDVHELKERMLALLDQRGAEYPAEHNVGHLYQAKPQLKAFYQKSDPTNSLNPGIGKTTKLKNWGCTGCEEHHTNH from the coding sequence ATGAAGGACGATGTAACCTCAGAAAGTCGCATTTCCATTGATTCTCACGATCTTATCAGAACGCTAACCCGCATTGTCGGTAAGCCCCATATCTTAACCGATAAAAATAAAACAGAGCGTTATCGCAAAGGCTTTCGCTCGGGTAGCGGGGAGGCACTGGCGGTGGTTTTTCCCGCTTCGCTACTTGAGCAGTGGCGGGTATTTAAAGCCAGTATTGAAGCGGGTTGTATTGTGCTGATGCAGGCCGCTAATACGGGATTAACTGAGGGTTCTACCCCGAGCGGTAATGATTACGATCGGGAAATCGTGATCATCAATACCCTGCGCTTGGATAGCGTTCAACTGCTGGATGAAGGACGACAGGTTGTAGCGCTGCCGGGAAGTACTCTGTGGCATCTTGAGCGCGTATTGAAACCGCTTGGGCGTGAACCGCATTCTGTGATCGGCTCTTCGTGTATTGGCGCATCGGTGATTGGGGGAATTTGTAATAACTCCGGTGGTTCTTTGGTTCATCGTGGCCCAGCCTATACCGAAATGGCACTTTACGGCCGGGTTAACGAGCAAGGTCAGGTGGAGCTGATCAACCATCTGGGGATCAATTTGGGTGATACGCCGGAAGCGATTCTGACCCGTTTGGAATCGCAACAGTATGACGTGAAGGACGTGATTTATGACGAGCGTCAGGCATCTGACCACGACTATATTGAACGTGTGCGGGATGTGGATGCAGACACGCCGTCGCGCTTTAACGCCGATGAACGCCGCTTGTTTGAGGCCGCTGGCTGTGCAGGAAAACTGTCGATTTTTGCCGTGCGTCTGGATACGTTTCCGGCGGAAAAATCCCAACAGGTTTTTTATATTGGGACTAATCAGCCGCAGGTATTGACGGAATTACGCCGTCATATGCTCGCAGATTTTAAAAATCTGCCGGTGGCGGGTGAGTATATGCACCGCGATATATTCGATATCGCCGAAACATACGGCAAAGATACGTTTATGATGATCGATAAACTGGGTACGGATAAATTGCCCTTATTTTTTAACCTGAAAGGGCAGGTGGACACGATCTTTAGCAAAGTGCCTTTCCTTCCGTCGCATCTTGTTGATCGTACCATGCAGTTTCTCGGCCGCCTGCTGCCTTCTCATCTACCGGCGCGGATGAAAACGTATCGTGACCGTTTCGAACACCATTTGATGGTGAAAATGGCGGGCGACGGCATTGATGAAGCACATCGTTGGCTGGAAGAATATTTTCATGATGCCGACGGCGAGTTTTTTGTCTGTACGCCGGAAGAAGGTGCGAAGGCCTTTCTGCATCGCTTCGCAGCAGCGGGAGCCGCGATCCGTTACCATGCAGTACACAGCAATGACGTGGAAAATATCTTGGCTCTGGACATCGCTCTGCGGCGTAACGACCGTGAATGGTTCGAGCATTTACCGGCGGATATTAGCGATATGCTGGTACATCGGTTGTATTACGGTCACTTCATGTGCCATGTTTTTCATCAGGATTATATTGTGAAGAAAGGCGTGGATGTTCATGAACTGAAAGAGAGAATGCTGGCCTTACTCGATCAGCGCGGGGCGGAATATCCGGCAGAGCACAATGTTGGTCATCTCTATCAGGCCAAACCACAGTTGAAAGCGTTTTATCAGAAAAGCGATCCTACCAATAGCCTGAACCCAGGAATAGGCAAAACCACTAAGCTGAAAAACTGGGGCTGTACCGGCTGTGAAGAGCACCATACCAACCATTAA
- a CDS encoding aldo/keto reductase gives MSVSNTTRELGRSGIVVPPFSFGGNVFGWTVDEATSFSLLDALVAHRLNFIDTADVYSRWAPGNQGGESETIIGNWLKKSGQRDKVILATKVGIDLGDGKKGLSPRYIRQAVEASLQRLQTDYIDLYQAHTDDKDTPLEETLAAFDALIKEGKVRAIGASNYSAARLDEALKVSKANHLARYETLQPEYNLYDRQGYEAALEPLVREQGVGVISYYSLASGFLSGKYRQPKDASKSARGQGVVEKYLNERGRTILEALDSVANAHQTTPSQVALAWLIARPGITAPIASATSLEQVAELASATRLVLPVEDIELLNRASRY, from the coding sequence ATGTCAGTATCAAATACCACACGCGAGCTTGGACGTTCAGGAATTGTGGTTCCGCCCTTTTCTTTCGGCGGTAATGTTTTTGGCTGGACGGTCGATGAGGCGACGTCGTTCAGCCTGCTGGATGCACTGGTAGCGCATCGGCTAAATTTCATTGATACCGCTGATGTTTATTCGCGCTGGGCACCCGGCAATCAAGGCGGTGAATCTGAAACGATCATCGGCAACTGGCTGAAAAAAAGCGGACAGCGCGACAAGGTCATTCTCGCTACCAAAGTCGGCATAGATTTGGGCGATGGGAAGAAGGGGCTATCTCCTCGCTATATTCGGCAGGCGGTCGAGGCCTCATTACAACGCTTGCAAACTGACTATATTGATCTCTATCAGGCACATACTGACGACAAAGATACGCCGCTGGAAGAAACGCTGGCTGCGTTTGATGCGTTAATTAAAGAGGGTAAGGTACGCGCGATAGGGGCGTCCAACTACAGTGCGGCGCGTCTGGACGAAGCGCTCAAAGTCAGTAAAGCCAATCATCTGGCGCGTTATGAAACCCTGCAACCGGAATACAACTTGTACGATCGGCAAGGCTACGAGGCTGCGTTAGAGCCGCTGGTGCGTGAGCAAGGCGTCGGGGTCATTAGCTATTATTCGCTGGCTAGCGGATTTCTGTCAGGAAAGTATCGTCAGCCGAAGGATGCGTCGAAAAGCGCACGCGGGCAGGGGGTAGTGGAAAAATACCTGAACGAGCGCGGTCGCACTATTTTGGAAGCGCTGGATAGCGTGGCGAATGCGCATCAGACGACGCCATCGCAGGTCGCGCTGGCATGGTTGATTGCACGTCCAGGCATTACGGCCCCGATCGCCAGTGCGACGTCGCTGGAGCAGGTCGCTGAGCTGGCAAGCGCGACGCGGCTGGTGTTGCCAGTAGAAGATATTGAGCTACTGAACCGCGCGAGTCGTTACTAA
- a CDS encoding NupC/NupG family nucleoside CNT transporter, giving the protein MSHIAQFILALVVVTALALLVCRDRKSIRIRFIIQLLVIEILLAYFFLYSNVGLGVVKGFAAVFDKLLGFAGQGTDFVFGDMVNSEKNLISFFFKVLCPIVFISALIGILQHIKVLPIIIRAIGTVLSKVNGMGKLESFNAVSSLILGQSENFIAYKDILGKMSEKRMYTMAATAMSTVSMSIVGAYMSMLDAKFVVAALILNMFSTFIVLSLINPYKVGEEPELQLGTLHENQSFFEMLGEYILAGFKVAVIVAAMLIGFIALIAAVNAIFSAIFGVSFQEILGYVFYPFAWIMGIPSHEALQVGSIMATKLVSNEFVAMLELQKVAGELSPRSVGILSVFLVSFANFSSIGIIAGAIKGLNEQQGNVVSRFGLKLVYGSTLVSILSASIAGLVL; this is encoded by the coding sequence TTGTCCCATATTGCGCAATTTATTCTGGCGCTGGTTGTTGTTACGGCGCTGGCGCTGCTTGTCTGCCGCGATCGTAAAAGCATTCGTATTCGTTTCATTATTCAGCTACTCGTCATCGAAATTCTGCTCGCTTACTTCTTCCTGTACTCAAACGTTGGGTTAGGTGTCGTCAAAGGGTTCGCAGCAGTCTTCGACAAATTACTCGGATTTGCAGGCCAAGGGACAGACTTCGTATTCGGTGACATGGTGAATAGTGAGAAGAACCTGATTTCCTTCTTCTTCAAAGTGCTCTGCCCTATCGTCTTCATTTCCGCGCTAATCGGTATTCTGCAACACATCAAAGTGTTGCCGATCATCATCCGCGCGATTGGTACCGTCCTGTCCAAAGTGAACGGCATGGGCAAACTGGAATCATTTAACGCGGTCAGCTCATTGATTCTCGGCCAGTCCGAAAACTTCATTGCCTATAAAGATATTCTGGGCAAAATGTCCGAAAAACGCATGTACACCATGGCCGCTACCGCCATGTCCACCGTTTCGATGTCCATCGTCGGTGCGTATATGTCTATGCTGGATGCCAAATTCGTCGTTGCCGCGCTGATTCTAAACATGTTCAGTACCTTCATCGTGCTGTCGCTGATTAACCCCTACAAAGTCGGTGAAGAGCCGGAATTGCAGTTGGGTACTCTGCATGAAAACCAGAGCTTCTTTGAAATGCTGGGCGAATACATTCTGGCGGGCTTCAAAGTGGCCGTTATCGTCGCCGCCATGCTGATCGGCTTCATTGCCCTGATTGCCGCGGTCAACGCGATTTTCAGCGCCATTTTCGGCGTCAGCTTCCAGGAAATCCTTGGCTACGTGTTCTACCCGTTCGCTTGGATCATGGGTATCCCGTCTCACGAAGCCCTTCAGGTTGGTAGCATCATGGCGACCAAACTGGTTTCTAATGAATTTGTCGCGATGCTGGAACTGCAAAAAGTGGCAGGCGAACTGTCTCCGCGCAGCGTGGGCATTCTGTCTGTGTTCCTGGTGTCCTTCGCCAACTTCTCGTCTATCGGTATTATTGCCGGTGCGATTAAAGGCCTGAACGAGCAACAGGGCAACGTGGTTTCCCGTTTTGGCCTGAAGCTGGTTTACGGTTCCACGCTGGTGAGCATCCTTTCCGCGTCTATCGCCGGTCTGGTGCTGTAA